In the Williamwhitmania sp. genome, one interval contains:
- a CDS encoding inorganic pyrophosphatase — translation MEHGNRTMDPLVGRLMGLRYKSHPWHGISLGKTAPNVVAAFIEMVPTDTVKYEVDKVTGYLRIDRPQKYSNVIPALYGFLPQTYCGDSVAQLSRERLNNEKINGDGDPLDVCILTEKVITHGDIIVDAKPIGGFRMIDGDEADDKIIAVLNNDAVYGSYTDIQDVPTLVIDRLRHYFLTYKDLPGEKRNCEITHVYGIEEAHEVIRRAMEDYTKRFSNLESMLYL, via the coding sequence ATGGAACACGGTAATAGAACGATGGATCCCCTGGTGGGTAGGTTGATGGGTTTGCGCTACAAGTCTCACCCTTGGCATGGAATAAGTTTGGGGAAGACAGCTCCGAATGTTGTTGCCGCTTTCATTGAGATGGTGCCAACCGATACGGTTAAGTATGAAGTCGATAAGGTTACTGGTTACTTAAGGATTGATAGACCTCAAAAATACTCAAATGTAATTCCAGCCCTCTATGGATTTTTGCCACAAACATACTGTGGTGATTCAGTGGCTCAACTTAGTCGGGAACGTTTAAACAATGAAAAGATAAATGGAGATGGTGATCCTCTTGATGTTTGCATCCTAACTGAGAAAGTGATTACTCACGGCGATATAATCGTAGATGCAAAACCTATTGGTGGTTTTCGTATGATTGATGGTGATGAAGCAGACGATAAGATAATTGCCGTTCTTAACAATGATGCAGTTTACGGCAGCTACACCGATATTCAGGATGTTCCAACATTGGTTATCGATAGGTTACGCCATTACTTCCTTACTTACAAGGATCTGCCAGGCGAAAAGCGCAATTGTGAAATCACCCATGTCTATGGAATTGAGGAGGCTCATGAAGTAATTCGAAGGGCAATGGAGGACTATACTAAGCGGTTCAGTAACTTGGAATCGATGCTCTACCTCTAG